The Pseudofrankia inefficax genome window below encodes:
- a CDS encoding amidohydrolase family protein — translation MADERLIKMNQTAPWIFDFDNHYYEAVDAFTRHQDRRLGNRGVRWADVDGRRRILVGGKINNYIANPTFNPVAKPGSLYDWYRGNPRQQTIKDAFGELEPLPPEYQDRKARLAVMNEQGLAGTLLFPTLGVGVEDALKTDPEACAQVFESFNRWLDEDWGFRYEGRIFAVPCVPLLDPVAAAAELRRVIEAGAVAVNVRNAPIPVPGGFRSPFEPAYDPFWALAAEAGIPVATHAGLDGYDALVQMWEPGGEENSIFRSPLRGIVTKGRAVTDFYAAAVCHKIFDRFPALRFASVENGASWIPDLLHRLDDAANRNPGYFADHPREVFGEHVWVTPFWEDHIDQLVADVRVDRLLLGSDWPHAEGTRAPVDFVTESLAGLPEADVLRIARENALEVLGISLG, via the coding sequence ATGGCGGACGAGAGGCTGATCAAGATGAACCAGACGGCTCCGTGGATCTTCGACTTCGACAATCACTACTACGAAGCCGTCGATGCCTTCACGCGCCACCAGGACCGCAGGCTGGGTAACCGAGGCGTCCGGTGGGCCGACGTCGACGGCCGGCGGCGCATCCTGGTCGGCGGGAAGATCAACAACTACATCGCCAACCCCACGTTCAACCCCGTGGCCAAGCCCGGCTCGCTCTACGACTGGTACCGGGGCAACCCGCGCCAGCAGACGATCAAGGACGCGTTCGGCGAGCTGGAGCCGCTGCCGCCGGAGTACCAGGACCGCAAGGCCCGGCTGGCCGTCATGAACGAGCAGGGGCTGGCGGGCACGCTGCTGTTCCCGACGCTGGGCGTCGGCGTCGAGGACGCGCTCAAGACCGACCCGGAGGCCTGCGCGCAGGTCTTCGAGTCGTTCAACCGGTGGCTCGACGAGGACTGGGGCTTCCGCTACGAGGGGCGGATCTTCGCCGTCCCGTGCGTCCCGCTGCTGGACCCGGTCGCCGCCGCCGCGGAGCTGCGGCGCGTGATCGAGGCAGGGGCCGTCGCGGTGAACGTCCGCAACGCGCCGATCCCGGTGCCCGGGGGGTTCCGCTCGCCGTTCGAGCCGGCCTACGACCCGTTCTGGGCGCTGGCCGCCGAGGCCGGGATCCCGGTCGCGACGCATGCCGGCCTCGACGGCTACGACGCCCTGGTGCAGATGTGGGAGCCGGGCGGCGAGGAGAACTCGATCTTCCGTTCGCCGTTGCGGGGGATCGTCACCAAGGGCCGCGCGGTCACCGACTTCTACGCCGCCGCCGTCTGCCACAAGATCTTCGACCGGTTCCCGGCGCTGCGCTTCGCCAGCGTCGAGAACGGCGCGTCCTGGATCCCGGACCTGCTGCACCGGCTCGACGACGCCGCGAACCGCAATCCCGGCTACTTCGCCGACCACCCCCGGGAGGTCTTCGGCGAGCACGTGTGGGTCACGCCGTTCTGGGAGGACCACATCGACCAGCTGGTCGCCGACGTCCGGGTCGACCGGCTGCTGCTCGGCTCTGACTGGCCGCACGCCGAGGGCACCCGTGCACCGGTGGACTTCGTGACCGAGTCGCTCGCCGGCCTGCCGGAGGCGGACGTGCTGCGGATCGCGCGGGAGAACGCCCTCGAGGTCCTGGGCATCTCGCTCGGCTGA
- a CDS encoding acyl-CoA dehydrogenase family protein, with product MATPAEPAAHAEGRAEFQARVHAWFAANAPRKGSSADFSAVHIVSARTPEQFHAQEQHAIAVTRDWQRRLFDAGLAGRSWPAECGGHGAPAWQDDVVAEEQARWGVSTKMFAVGLEMVPAVLFGHGTAEQRATFLPPIVRGEHSWCQLLSEPGAGSDLASVQTRATPVEGGWSVTGQKVWTSNAGCSEYALLIARTGRKEDGRAGLSCFAIEMTQPGVEIRPLRQISGGYHFNEVFLDGAFVPEGGLIGGLGDGWAVLRTMLASERAAIGGGTSARSANELVGLAKRLGHADDPGVRDLLAQAAIRERTLDLLRARIAAGHPVPAAGPTTKLLYSEHARLSADAATTILGMATTVVDDATSAPWIERLLFAPGLRLGGGTDEIQRNTIAERGLGLPR from the coding sequence ATGGCGACCCCAGCCGAGCCGGCGGCGCATGCCGAAGGGCGAGCGGAGTTCCAGGCCCGGGTCCACGCGTGGTTCGCGGCCAACGCGCCCCGCAAGGGGTCCTCGGCGGACTTCTCGGCCGTGCACATCGTCAGCGCGCGGACACCGGAGCAGTTCCACGCCCAGGAGCAGCACGCGATCGCCGTGACGCGCGACTGGCAGCGCCGGCTGTTCGACGCAGGCCTCGCGGGCCGGTCCTGGCCGGCCGAGTGCGGCGGCCACGGCGCGCCGGCCTGGCAGGACGACGTCGTCGCCGAGGAGCAGGCGAGGTGGGGCGTCTCGACCAAGATGTTCGCGGTCGGCCTGGAGATGGTGCCCGCCGTGCTGTTCGGCCACGGGACCGCCGAGCAGCGGGCCACCTTCCTGCCGCCGATCGTGCGGGGCGAGCACAGCTGGTGCCAGCTGCTGTCCGAGCCGGGCGCCGGCTCCGACCTGGCCAGCGTCCAGACGCGGGCGACCCCTGTCGAGGGCGGCTGGTCGGTCACCGGCCAGAAGGTGTGGACGTCGAACGCCGGCTGCAGCGAGTACGCCCTGCTCATCGCCAGGACCGGTCGCAAGGAGGACGGCCGCGCCGGCCTGTCCTGCTTCGCGATCGAGATGACCCAGCCCGGGGTCGAGATCCGTCCGCTGCGCCAGATCTCCGGCGGGTACCACTTCAACGAGGTCTTCCTCGACGGCGCCTTCGTGCCCGAGGGCGGCCTGATCGGCGGGCTGGGCGACGGGTGGGCCGTGCTGCGGACCATGCTCGCCAGCGAGCGCGCCGCGATCGGCGGCGGCACCAGCGCCCGGTCGGCGAACGAGCTGGTCGGCCTCGCGAAGCGCCTCGGCCACGCCGACGACCCGGGTGTGCGCGACCTGCTGGCCCAGGCGGCCATCCGGGAGCGGACCCTGGACCTGCTGCGCGCGCGGATCGCGGCCGGGCACCCGGTGCCGGCCGCCGGGCCGACGACGAAGCTGCTCTACTCCGAGCACGCGCGCCTCAGCGCCGACGCGGCGACGACGATCCTCGGGATGGCCACGACCGTGGTCGACGACGCCACGTCCGCGCCCTGGATCGAACGGCTGCTGTTCGCCCCCGGCCTGCGCCTCGGCGGCGGGACCGACGAGATCCAGCGCAACACGATCGCCGAGCGAGGCCTCGGCCTCCCCCGCTGA
- a CDS encoding acyl-CoA dehydrogenase family protein → MDLAFTQEQLELRRTVRDFLDKTSPETEVRRLMETPAGYDPAAWHQLAAEIGVAGLALPEEYGGAGYGFAELAIVLEEAGRALLCAPVLSTVVLAASTLLALDDDLARADYLPGIADGTTVAALALTEAGGPQDEPDALAVTAARHARGWTVSGTKPSVLDGQTASLLLVAARSGAGLSVFAVAGDAPGVRREPRATLDQTRRQADLVFEAAPARLLGEEGAAWPALRHVLDLAAVAIALEQVGGAGRVLDMAVDYARTRVQFGKPIGSFQAIKHKLADLHLAVESARSAAYYGGWAAAASPPELPLAASLAKASAGDAYVTAATENIQIHGGIGFTWEHPAHLYLKRAHSSRQLFGNPAYHRQRLAGHLLAAHD, encoded by the coding sequence GTGGACCTCGCCTTCACCCAGGAACAGCTGGAACTGCGCCGGACGGTACGCGACTTCCTGGACAAGACCTCGCCCGAGACCGAGGTCAGGCGTCTCATGGAGACGCCGGCCGGCTACGACCCCGCCGCCTGGCACCAGCTCGCCGCCGAGATCGGGGTCGCCGGCCTGGCCCTGCCCGAGGAGTACGGCGGCGCCGGGTACGGCTTCGCGGAGCTCGCGATCGTCCTCGAGGAGGCCGGCCGCGCGCTGCTGTGCGCGCCCGTCCTCTCGACCGTGGTCCTCGCCGCGTCGACGCTGCTCGCGCTGGACGACGACCTGGCCCGAGCGGACTACCTTCCCGGGATCGCGGACGGCACGACCGTCGCCGCGCTCGCGCTGACGGAGGCGGGCGGCCCCCAGGACGAACCGGACGCCCTCGCGGTCACCGCCGCGCGGCACGCCCGCGGCTGGACGGTCTCCGGCACGAAGCCGTCCGTGCTCGACGGCCAGACCGCGTCGCTGCTGCTCGTCGCCGCCCGCAGCGGCGCCGGCCTCAGCGTGTTCGCGGTGGCCGGCGACGCCCCGGGCGTGCGCCGGGAGCCACGGGCCACCCTCGACCAGACCCGCCGGCAGGCCGACCTGGTCTTCGAGGCCGCGCCCGCCCGGCTGCTGGGCGAGGAGGGCGCGGCGTGGCCCGCGCTGCGCCACGTGCTCGACCTCGCCGCCGTCGCGATCGCCCTGGAGCAGGTCGGCGGGGCGGGGCGCGTGCTGGACATGGCCGTCGACTACGCCAGGACCCGGGTCCAGTTCGGCAAGCCGATCGGCTCCTTCCAGGCGATCAAGCACAAGCTCGCCGACCTGCACCTCGCCGTCGAGTCGGCCCGCTCGGCCGCCTACTACGGCGGGTGGGCGGCCGCCGCGAGCCCACCCGAGCTGCCGCTGGCGGCCAGCCTCGCGAAGGCTAGCGCCGGCGACGCCTACGTCACGGCGGCCACCGAGAACATCCAGATCCACGGCGGCATCGGCTTCACCTGGGAGCACCCGGCCCACCTGTACCTCAAGCGCGCGCACAGCTCACGCCAGCTGTTCGGCAACCCGGCGTACCACCGCCAGCGCCTCGCCGGGCACCTGCTCGCCGCCCACGACTGA
- a CDS encoding amidohydrolase family protein: protein MVGLPQDPAALYRQIRSSLRDRESRDDFVMPASYMFHDVPASHLPDDEDPVGLVLGELDRHGIETALISMSAHPQAAERALTEHPDRFVASWSCDPNQGMDGIRALVRAHEQFGVRAVSLFPHGVSPQVAIDAPQMYPIYAKCVELGIPVFVTVGIAGPRVPSMVQRVELIDQVMYDFPELVFVMRHGAEPWTELAVKLMLKWPNLYYSTSGFSPRYYPTAVLDYANTRGADKILYGGYFPMGLSLDRIMTEMRQVPLKDDVWPKFLRENAARVLGLTGRP from the coding sequence ATGGTCGGGCTCCCCCAGGACCCCGCCGCGCTGTACCGGCAGATCCGCTCCTCGCTGCGCGACCGGGAGTCACGGGACGACTTCGTGATGCCCGCGTCGTACATGTTCCACGACGTACCGGCCAGCCACCTCCCGGACGACGAGGACCCGGTCGGCCTCGTGCTCGGCGAGCTGGACCGGCACGGCATCGAGACCGCGCTGATCAGCATGAGCGCGCACCCGCAGGCGGCCGAGCGGGCGCTGACCGAGCACCCGGACCGGTTCGTCGCCTCGTGGAGCTGCGATCCCAACCAGGGGATGGACGGTATTCGCGCCCTCGTCCGCGCGCACGAGCAGTTCGGCGTCCGAGCCGTGTCCCTGTTCCCCCACGGGGTGTCGCCGCAGGTGGCCATCGACGCGCCACAGATGTACCCGATCTACGCCAAGTGCGTCGAGCTGGGGATCCCGGTCTTCGTGACGGTCGGCATCGCCGGACCCCGGGTGCCGTCCATGGTCCAGCGGGTCGAGCTGATCGACCAGGTGATGTACGACTTCCCCGAGCTGGTGTTCGTGATGCGCCACGGCGCCGAGCCGTGGACCGAGCTGGCCGTGAAGCTGATGCTCAAGTGGCCCAACCTCTATTACTCGACCAGCGGGTTCTCCCCGCGCTACTACCCGACGGCCGTCCTCGACTACGCCAACACCCGCGGCGCGGACAAGATCCTGTACGGCGGCTACTTCCCGATGGGCCTGTCGCTTGACCGGATCATGACGGAGATGCGCCAGGTCCCGCTGAAGGACGACGTGTGGCCGAAGTTCCTGCGGGAGAACGCCGCGCGCGTCCTGGGCCTGACCGGCAGGCCGTGA
- a CDS encoding TIGR03857 family LLM class F420-dependent oxidoreductase codes for MTTQQTADGEFLTELGFYTLAGHSATPRDLVGEVRQAERLGIGAAFISERFSTKDAATLSGAAGAVSETIGIATGATNHNTRHPIVTATMATTMHRLTGGRFALGLGRGFDRLFRGLGLDPVTGAQLEDFVGLMRRLWHGETVLGHAGPAGSYPYLHQDATFDEDVPVLLAALGPRSLELAGRCMDGVVLHTFYSDEAVRDALASVAKGAVEAGRDPASIRVWSVLATVSDEIPADLRLLKTVGRLGAYLQGYGDLMVRVNGWDPAVLARFRADPFVKGFRGSLDGHATTDQLEHVATLIPPDWLATSATGSPRQCAEAIVGQFDLGVTGVIMHGATPAELTSVLDAYRRIRPAAVRGLPANPGRLA; via the coding sequence ATGACGACGCAGCAGACCGCCGACGGCGAGTTCCTCACGGAGCTGGGCTTCTACACACTCGCCGGGCACAGCGCGACCCCGCGCGACCTGGTCGGCGAGGTGCGCCAGGCCGAGCGGCTCGGCATCGGTGCCGCGTTCATCTCGGAGCGGTTCAGCACCAAGGACGCCGCGACGCTGTCCGGCGCGGCCGGAGCCGTCAGCGAGACGATCGGCATCGCGACCGGCGCGACGAACCACAACACCCGCCATCCGATCGTCACCGCGACGATGGCGACGACGATGCACCGGCTGACCGGTGGCCGGTTCGCCCTCGGGCTCGGGCGCGGCTTCGACCGCCTCTTCCGTGGCCTGGGGCTGGACCCGGTCACGGGCGCCCAGCTGGAGGACTTCGTCGGGCTGATGCGCCGGCTCTGGCACGGCGAGACCGTGCTCGGGCATGCCGGGCCGGCGGGCAGCTATCCCTACCTGCACCAGGACGCCACGTTCGACGAGGACGTGCCGGTGCTGCTCGCGGCGCTCGGCCCGCGCTCGCTGGAGCTGGCCGGGCGCTGCATGGACGGCGTCGTGCTGCACACCTTCTACTCCGACGAGGCGGTCAGGGACGCGCTCGCCTCCGTCGCGAAGGGCGCCGTGGAGGCGGGCCGCGACCCGGCCAGCATCCGGGTGTGGTCCGTGCTCGCGACCGTGTCGGACGAGATCCCGGCGGATCTCCGGCTGCTGAAGACGGTCGGCCGGCTCGGCGCCTACCTGCAGGGCTACGGTGACCTGATGGTCCGCGTCAACGGCTGGGATCCGGCCGTGCTCGCGCGCTTTCGCGCCGACCCGTTCGTCAAGGGCTTCCGGGGCAGCCTCGACGGGCACGCGACGACGGACCAGCTGGAGCACGTGGCGACGCTGATCCCGCCGGACTGGCTCGCGACCAGCGCGACCGGCAGCCCGCGGCAGTGCGCCGAGGCCATCGTCGGGCAGTTCGACCTGGGGGTGACCGGGGTGATCATGCATGGCGCGACGCCGGCGGAGCTGACGTCGGTGCTCGACGCCTACCGGCGGATCCGCCCGGCCGCCGTGCGCGGGCTGCCGGCGAACCCCGGACGGCTGGCGTGA
- a CDS encoding phosphotransferase, with amino-acid sequence MTGPAGDGGAGPATRTDRPGWIADDPAEITPEWMTDVLRAGGNDVEVTGLRFAPVGTGQTAVSYRFHLDLAPGAAGPATVVVKMAAGAPAVRKRLRLAYSNEVGFYQTFAGRTPGRVPRCWNAALSEDGLQFTLVLEDAHPARPGNQLDGATPAQALVAVRNLAGLHAPFWNDPALAGDTPWLVRLDDAGLAYLGKVVTAAAAEFTRRYEDQLGAEDVDTLVRAAGLVAGWGRHTAAPVSLVHGDYRLDNLLFSGDREVRAVDWQTIEAGFPGRDLAYFVSTALPPADRRAQEAPLVAAYHRELVEQGVTDYPADVCFEDYRRGMLQGPLITMIGCVYASAPRTDSSDRMFLSMATNAAAAIRELGVLDLLA; translated from the coding sequence GTGACCGGCCCGGCCGGCGACGGGGGAGCCGGGCCGGCCACCCGCACCGACCGCCCGGGCTGGATCGCCGACGACCCGGCCGAGATCACGCCGGAGTGGATGACCGACGTCCTGCGGGCGGGCGGCAACGACGTGGAGGTCACGGGGCTGCGGTTCGCGCCGGTCGGCACCGGCCAGACGGCCGTCAGCTACCGTTTCCACCTCGACCTGGCGCCCGGCGCGGCCGGGCCGGCCACCGTCGTGGTGAAGATGGCCGCCGGCGCCCCGGCGGTCCGCAAGCGGCTGCGGCTCGCCTACAGCAACGAGGTCGGTTTCTACCAGACCTTCGCCGGGCGAACCCCTGGCCGGGTGCCCCGGTGCTGGAACGCCGCGCTCAGCGAGGACGGCCTCCAGTTCACCCTCGTGCTCGAGGACGCGCACCCGGCCCGGCCCGGCAACCAGCTCGACGGCGCCACGCCCGCGCAGGCGCTGGTCGCCGTCCGCAACCTCGCCGGCCTGCACGCGCCGTTCTGGAACGACCCGGCGCTGGCCGGCGACACGCCCTGGCTGGTACGCCTCGACGACGCGGGCCTGGCCTACCTCGGCAAGGTCGTCACCGCGGCGGCCGCGGAGTTCACCCGTCGCTACGAGGACCAGCTGGGGGCCGAGGACGTCGACACCCTGGTCCGGGCGGCCGGGCTGGTGGCCGGCTGGGGGCGGCACACCGCGGCCCCGGTCTCGCTCGTCCACGGTGACTACCGGCTCGACAACCTGCTGTTCTCCGGTGACCGGGAGGTGCGGGCGGTCGACTGGCAGACGATCGAGGCCGGCTTCCCCGGCCGGGACCTGGCGTACTTCGTCTCCACCGCCCTCCCGCCCGCCGACCGGCGCGCCCAGGAGGCTCCGCTGGTGGCCGCCTACCACCGGGAGCTCGTCGAGCAGGGCGTCACCGACTACCCGGCGGACGTCTGCTTCGAGGACTACCGGCGCGGGATGCTGCAGGGGCCGCTGATCACGATGATCGGCTGCGTCTACGCGAGCGCGCCGCGCACGGACAGCTCGGACCGGATGTTCCTGTCGATGGCCACGAACGCGGCGGCGGCCATCCGCGAGCTGGGAGTCCTCGACCTGCTGGCCTAG
- a CDS encoding enoyl-CoA hydratase/isomerase family protein — translation MTDGQAAGSAVLIEARGAVRVVTLNRPESFNAADEALHEALALLWPRLDADADCRAIVLTGAGKAFSAGGDLGLLDRMTRDVALREAIMAEAADIVRGMTSVRVPIIAAVNGPAVGLGCSLAAMSDLVVVDERAYFADPHVALGLVAADGGALTWPLLTGLLRAKEYILLGDRLPAQEALRLGLANRVVPAGTALETALELADRVAALPPQAVRESKALLNSALTQAVGSLLTGAMAQETASFEEPAFQDNLAAMLRRTAGRASG, via the coding sequence ATGACCGACGGCCAGGCTGCCGGCAGCGCGGTTCTGATCGAGGCCCGCGGCGCCGTGCGGGTCGTGACGCTGAACCGCCCCGAGTCGTTCAACGCCGCCGACGAGGCGCTGCACGAGGCGCTGGCCCTGCTGTGGCCGCGGCTGGACGCCGACGCCGACTGCCGCGCGATCGTCCTCACCGGCGCGGGCAAGGCCTTCTCGGCGGGTGGCGACCTCGGGCTGCTCGACCGGATGACCAGGGACGTCGCGCTGCGTGAGGCGATCATGGCGGAGGCCGCGGACATCGTGCGCGGGATGACGTCGGTCCGGGTACCCATCATCGCGGCGGTCAACGGGCCGGCGGTCGGCCTCGGCTGCAGCCTGGCCGCGATGAGCGACCTCGTCGTCGTCGACGAGCGGGCGTACTTCGCCGACCCGCACGTCGCGCTGGGCCTCGTCGCGGCCGACGGCGGGGCGCTGACCTGGCCGCTGCTGACCGGTCTCCTGCGGGCCAAGGAGTACATCCTGCTGGGGGACAGGCTGCCGGCGCAGGAGGCGCTGCGCCTCGGCCTCGCCAACCGGGTCGTCCCGGCCGGCACCGCGCTGGAGACGGCCCTGGAGCTGGCGGACCGGGTCGCCGCGCTGCCGCCGCAGGCGGTCCGGGAGAGCAAGGCACTGCTCAACAGCGCGCTGACCCAGGCGGTCGGGTCGCTGCTGACCGGCGCGATGGCGCAGGAGACGGCGTCCTTCGAGGAGCCGGCGTTCCAGGACAACCTGGCGGCGATGCTGCGCCGCACGGCCGGGCGGGCCAGCGGATGA
- a CDS encoding nuclear transport factor 2 family protein, translating into MTAGEVGLADQFAIHMTLARYCHRCDDADFEGLVALFTADAVFTYGNRSAHGSAELLAFFRDTQSRPEQRGKHLTVNEVYEPDGDRGDRVLAASDFVFLRFASGRLVPAIAGRYHDQFVRVDGEWRIARREVLTLEAFG; encoded by the coding sequence ATGACGGCGGGCGAGGTCGGGCTCGCGGACCAGTTCGCCATCCACATGACGCTGGCCCGCTACTGCCACCGCTGCGACGACGCGGACTTCGAGGGCCTCGTGGCGCTGTTCACCGCGGATGCCGTCTTCACCTACGGCAACCGGTCGGCCCACGGCTCCGCCGAGCTGCTCGCGTTCTTCCGCGACACGCAGAGCCGGCCCGAGCAGCGCGGGAAGCACCTCACGGTGAACGAGGTGTACGAGCCCGACGGCGACCGCGGCGACCGGGTCCTCGCGGCGTCGGACTTCGTCTTCCTGCGCTTCGCCTCAGGCCGGCTCGTCCCGGCGATCGCCGGGCGCTACCACGACCAGTTCGTCCGGGTCGACGGCGAGTGGCGGATCGCCCGGCGGGAGGTGCTCACCCTGGAGGCGTTCGGGTGA
- a CDS encoding LLM class F420-dependent oxidoreductase — MNLSGVGVWSQQLRYGDPAAMAEAAAELEELGFGALWIPDMGGPSFEAVERLLAATSRVVVATGVLNIWNYVPAEVAAGYAGLSAQYGDRFLLGIGVSHAVAVEAGRYRRPLAAMADFLDGLDADEPPVPTDRRVLAALGPKMLDLAARRARGVHPYLVTPEHTRIAREAVGDGPLVLPEQAVILCSDKDEAHAVGGAWLRGYLSLPNYANSLVRLGFPADEVAAVSDRVFDAMIAWGDEDAVMRRVAEHRAAGADHVCLQVLAADQRALPLAQWRRLAAALPAAVTRTPPG, encoded by the coding sequence GTGAATCTTTCTGGTGTGGGCGTGTGGAGCCAGCAGCTGCGCTACGGCGACCCGGCCGCGATGGCCGAGGCGGCGGCCGAGCTGGAGGAGCTGGGCTTCGGCGCGCTGTGGATCCCCGACATGGGCGGCCCGTCGTTCGAGGCCGTCGAGCGCCTGCTCGCCGCGACGAGCCGGGTGGTCGTGGCGACCGGCGTGCTGAACATCTGGAACTACGTTCCGGCCGAGGTGGCCGCCGGGTACGCCGGGCTGTCCGCCCAATACGGCGACCGTTTCCTGCTGGGCATCGGGGTGAGCCACGCGGTGGCCGTCGAGGCCGGCCGCTACCGGCGGCCGCTCGCCGCGATGGCGGACTTCCTCGACGGACTCGACGCCGACGAGCCGCCGGTCCCCACCGACCGGCGGGTTCTCGCGGCGCTCGGCCCGAAGATGCTCGACCTCGCGGCGAGGCGGGCCCGGGGCGTCCACCCCTACCTGGTCACCCCTGAACACACCCGGATCGCCCGTGAGGCGGTCGGGGACGGCCCCCTGGTGCTGCCGGAGCAGGCCGTGATCCTCTGCTCCGACAAGGACGAGGCGCACGCGGTCGGCGGAGCGTGGCTGCGGGGCTACCTGTCGCTGCCCAACTACGCCAACAGCCTGGTGCGGCTCGGTTTCCCGGCCGACGAGGTGGCGGCGGTGAGCGACCGCGTGTTCGACGCGATGATCGCGTGGGGCGACGAGGACGCGGTCATGCGGCGGGTGGCCGAGCACCGGGCCGCCGGCGCGGACCACGTCTGCCTGCAGGTTCTCGCCGCCGACCAGCGGGCGCTGCCCCTGGCGCAGTGGCGGCGGCTGGCCGCGGCGCTGCCGGCGGCCGTCACCCGAACGCCTCCAGGGTGA
- a CDS encoding SDR family oxidoreductase, which yields MVSRDVAVIIGVGGMGLAIARRLGSGRGLLLADRDERTLKAARDALAAEGHEVAVQAVDVAEPDSMASLAATAGGLGPVTHLAHTAGLSPVQAKPADILRVDLLGVALFLDEFAGVVAPGGAGVVIASTAGHFAPTLSPDQEAALALTPAAELARLPFLAPDLVTDQAQAYCLAKVGNLIRVRAAAKLWGRRDARVNSVSPGVVSTPMGRQELAGPWGAAMRAQVDSAPAKRVGTPDDVADAVSFLLGQQARFITGTDLVVDGGAVAIHRRGGWTARAKSATGAGRD from the coding sequence ATGGTCAGCAGGGACGTGGCGGTCATCATCGGGGTGGGCGGGATGGGCCTGGCCATCGCGCGCCGGCTGGGCTCGGGGCGCGGGCTCCTGCTCGCCGACCGGGACGAACGCACGCTGAAAGCCGCGCGGGACGCGTTAGCGGCCGAGGGGCACGAGGTCGCCGTCCAGGCGGTGGACGTGGCCGAGCCGGACTCCATGGCGTCGCTCGCGGCCACCGCGGGCGGCCTCGGGCCGGTCACGCACCTGGCCCATACCGCCGGGCTCTCGCCGGTCCAGGCGAAGCCGGCCGACATCCTGCGGGTCGACCTGCTCGGCGTCGCGCTGTTCCTGGACGAGTTCGCCGGCGTCGTGGCGCCCGGCGGCGCCGGGGTCGTCATCGCCAGCACGGCCGGCCACTTCGCGCCCACGCTGTCGCCCGACCAGGAGGCGGCGCTGGCGCTGACTCCCGCCGCCGAGCTGGCCCGCCTGCCGTTCCTGGCCCCCGACCTCGTGACGGACCAGGCCCAGGCCTACTGCCTGGCCAAGGTCGGGAACCTGATCCGGGTCCGCGCGGCCGCGAAGCTCTGGGGCCGGCGCGACGCCCGGGTGAACTCGGTCAGCCCAGGCGTCGTCTCGACGCCGATGGGCCGCCAGGAACTCGCCGGGCCGTGGGGCGCGGCGATGCGGGCGCAGGTCGACAGCGCACCGGCGAAGCGGGTCGGCACACCCGATGACGTCGCCGACGCCGTGTCGTTCCTGCTCGGCCAGCAGGCGAGGTTCATCACCGGGACGGACCTGGTCGTCGACGGCGGCGCTGTCGCGATCCACCGGCGCGGCGGATGGACCGCGCGCGCGAAGAGCGCCACGGGCGCGGGCAGGGACTGA
- a CDS encoding NDMA-dependent alcohol dehydrogenase, whose protein sequence is MVSSRAALLYGPGQDFKIETVEIDAPRAGEVLIDVRACGLCHSDEHARTGDMPMPHYPMICGHEGAGEVVEVGPGVTSVRPGDHVAMSFVPSCGNCALCRSGRAFLCDDGRKLFDLGMMTDGRVAHRIGDTPVARYTQLGAFAERQLLAETSVVKVDPSVPWTVAALVSCGVATGFGSAVNRAEVKPGDSVAVLGLGGIGVSAVQGARIAGARRIFAVDPVEFKREQALRLGATHAFASIDEAADEIRRLTHGAMCESVICAVSVMRSELLEPALGLTGKDGTCVVTAVAPFQQAQADVNLFMLAMANKQIRGCLYGSQSPRVAIPKLLGLYQAGILKIDELVTRTYTLDQVNDGYADLEAGRILRGAIVF, encoded by the coding sequence ATGGTGAGTTCGCGGGCGGCACTGCTCTACGGCCCCGGCCAGGACTTCAAGATCGAGACGGTCGAGATCGACGCCCCCCGCGCGGGCGAGGTCCTGATCGACGTGCGGGCCTGCGGCCTGTGCCACTCGGACGAGCATGCCCGCACCGGTGACATGCCGATGCCGCACTACCCGATGATCTGCGGCCACGAGGGCGCCGGCGAGGTCGTCGAGGTCGGGCCGGGCGTCACCTCGGTCCGCCCGGGCGACCACGTGGCGATGTCGTTCGTGCCGTCCTGCGGGAACTGCGCGCTGTGCCGCAGCGGCCGCGCGTTCCTGTGCGACGACGGCCGCAAGCTGTTCGACCTCGGCATGATGACCGACGGGCGGGTCGCCCACCGGATCGGTGACACGCCGGTGGCCCGGTACACCCAGCTCGGCGCGTTCGCCGAGCGCCAGCTGCTCGCCGAGACGTCGGTCGTGAAGGTCGACCCGTCGGTGCCGTGGACCGTCGCCGCGCTGGTGTCCTGCGGTGTCGCGACCGGGTTCGGCTCGGCGGTCAACCGGGCCGAGGTGAAGCCGGGTGACAGCGTCGCCGTCCTGGGCCTGGGCGGCATCGGGGTCAGCGCCGTGCAGGGCGCGCGAATCGCCGGCGCGCGGCGGATCTTCGCGGTCGACCCGGTGGAGTTCAAGCGGGAGCAGGCGCTGCGCCTCGGCGCCACCCACGCGTTCGCGTCCATCGACGAGGCGGCCGACGAGATCCGCCGGCTGACCCACGGCGCGATGTGCGAGTCGGTCATCTGCGCGGTCTCGGTGATGCGCTCGGAGCTGCTGGAACCGGCGCTCGGGCTGACCGGGAAGGACGGCACCTGCGTCGTCACCGCGGTGGCGCCCTTCCAGCAGGCGCAGGCCGACGTCAACCTGTTCATGCTGGCGATGGCGAACAAGCAGATCCGGGGCTGCCTGTACGGCTCGCAGAGCCCCCGCGTCGCGATCCCGAAGCTGCTCGGCCTCTACCAGGCCGGCATCCTCAAGATCGACGAACTGGTGACCAGGACGTACACCCTCGACCAGGTGAACGACGGCTACGCCGATCTGGAGGCTGGCCGGATCCTGCGCGGGGCGATCGTCTTCTGA